A window of the Tiliqua scincoides isolate rTilSci1 chromosome 5, rTilSci1.hap2, whole genome shotgun sequence genome harbors these coding sequences:
- the SH2B1 gene encoding SH2B adapter protein 1 isoform X1 yields the protein MNGSAVPLSPVGGGAAGEPSSLPSPGWREFCEAHARAAAVDFARRFRAFLGENPQFAMPGAEAAFSRRFAEHFLEHFEAEVSRAYASDSPPRCDIAPFTGCSSARDLSETCSDSSIASPVEPPLGPPSGLSSSQSRSSEDVSTVAAVTTTKPKLKKRFSLRNVSRSVRGSVRGILQWKTSAESSPSAGEEAATGANSNSNSSGGGDSERWTHRFERLRLNKASPATLRVELASVRREGLLNYIVADDGAGGGSRTRWQKCRLLLRKAGKGEGEGYLLEFYIPPKASKPRVSIACSCVVDVRTTTPLEMPDKENTFVLKLSSSSEYILETVDSLQMRSWLADIQECMGLGESADSLEQPCMNHSESMPSRELPMVPSESSEQLSQGAYGGLMERPSASMSPSSVSITASHFESMELLPPELPPRVPIDEGPFSTSLLHTAFPETPDTTGSFLFQGEPDPGGGSLGDTEHPLSEYPWFHGTLSRLKAAQLVLAGGASSHGVFLVRQSETRRGEYVLTFNFQGKAKHLRLSLNEDGQCRVQHLWFQTIFDMLEHFRVHPIPLESGGSSDVTLVSYVVASQRLHEPNTSHNLPPAPPPLPPARPPHAPTDRGLPEAEGQVEEEGLMEPEAEEGATARGGGSLPLPEEPEGRARAVNNQYSFV from the exons ATGAATGGGAGTGCGGTACCCTTGTCaccggtggggggaggggctgcaggagagccctcctccctcccctccccaggttGGCGAGAATTCTGCGAGGCACATGCTCGTGCTGCTGCAGTGGACTTTGCCCGTCGATTTCGGGCCTTCCTTGGTGAGAACCCCCAGTTTGCCATGCCAGGAGCTGAAGCTGCTTTCTCACGCCGCTTTGCCGAGCACTTCTTGGAACACTTTGAGGCCGAAGTGAGTCGGGCCTATGCCAGTGACTCACCCCCCAGGTGTGACATCGCCCCCTTCACTGGCTGCTCTTCTGCTCGTGACCTCTCTGAGACCTGCAGCGACTCATCCATTGCCTCCCCTGTGGAACCTCCTCTTGGGCCCCCCTCTGGCCTCTCCAGCAGTCAGTCCCGCAGCTCTGAAGATGTTTCGACTGTGGCAGCAGTGACCACCACCAAACCAAAGCTGAAGAAACGCTTCTCCTTGCGCAACGTTAGCCGTAGCGTCCGAGGCAGTGTAcggggcatcctgcagtggaagacCTCTGCTGAGTCATCTCCCAGTGCCGGAGAGGAGGCAGCTACTGGAGCCAACAGTAATTCCAACTCTTCGGGGGGTGGTGACTCTGAGCGCTGGACTCACCGATTTGAGCGCCTGCGGCTCAACAAAGCCTCCCCGGCCACCCTCCGAGTGGAACTGGCCAGCGTGCGGCGGGAGGGCCTACTGAACTACATTGTAGCTGACGATGGGGCAGGCGGGGGCAGCCGGACGCGCTGGCAGAAATGCCGTCTTCTCCTGCGTAAagcaggaaaaggggagggggaaggttacCTGTTAGAGTTCTACATCCCACCAAAG GCATCAAAGCCACGGGTCAGCATTGCCTGCTCCTGCGTCGTGGATGTGCGGACAACAACTCCCCTAGAAATGCCTGATAAGGAGAACACTTTTGTGCTCAAG ctgtcaAGCTCATCAGAGTATATCCTTGAAACAGTTGACTCGCTGCAGATGCGCTCATGGTTGGCAGACATTCAGGAATGCATGGGCCTGGG AGAGAGCGCCGACAGTCTGGAGCAGCCCTGCATGAACCATTCAGAGAGCATGCCCAGCCGGGAGCTTCCTATGGTACCAAGTGAGAGCAGCGAACAGCTCAGCCAGG GTGCCTATGGTGGACTGATGGAACGCCCCTCGGCCTCCATGTCCCCCAGCTCAGTCTCCATCACTGCCTCGCACTTTGAGTCAATGGAGTTGTTACCTCCTGAGCTGCCTCCTCGGGTACCAATTGACGAAGGGCCCTTTTCCACCAGCCTTCTCCATACAGCCTTCCCTGAAACCCCTGACACCACAG GTTCCTTCCTCTTCCAAGGAGAGCCAGACCCAGGTGGGGGAAGTCTTGGTGACACAGAGCATCCCCTCTCGGAGTACCCATGGTTCCACGGCACCCTGTCTCGTCTCAAAGCAGCCCAGCTGGTCCTGGCAGGAGGAGCCAGCAGTCACGGTGTTTTCTTAGTGCGGCAAAGTGAGACACGCCGTGGTGAATACGTCCTCACCTTTAACTTCCAGGGGAAAGCCAAG CACCTGCGCCTCTCCCTTAATGAGGATGGGCAATGCCGGGTTCAGCATCTCTGGTTCCAGACCAtctttgacatgctggagcactTCCGGGTCCACCCCATCCCACTTGAGTCAGGTGGTTCCAGCGATGTGACGCTTGTCAGCTACGTGGTTGCTTCGCAACGGCTGCACG AACCGAACACCTCTCATAACCTGCCTCCAGCGCCACCCCCGCTCCCCCCAGCTCGGCCACCTCATGCTCCCACTGACCGTGGATTGCCAGAGGCTGAGGGccaagtggaggaggagggcttGATGGAGCCAGAGGCGGAGGAGGGAGCCACTGCGAGAGGAGGGGGATCCCTTCCCCTGCCGGAGGAGCCAGAAGGACGAGCCAGGGCTGTGAACAACCAGTACTCATTTGTCTGA
- the SH2B1 gene encoding SH2B adapter protein 1 isoform X2, which produces MNGSAVPLSPVGGGAAGEPSSLPSPGWREFCEAHARAAAVDFARRFRAFLGENPQFAMPGAEAAFSRRFAEHFLEHFEAEVSRAYASDSPPRCDIAPFTGCSSARDLSETCSDSSIASPVEPPLGPPSGLSSSQSRSSEDVSTVAAVTTTKPKLKKRFSLRNVSRSVRGSVRGILQWKTSAESSPSAGEEAATGANSNSNSSGGGDSERWTHRFERLRLNKASPATLRVELASVRREGLLNYIVADDGAGGGSRTRWQKCRLLLRKAGKGEGEGYLLEFYIPPKASKPRVSIACSCVVDVRTTTPLEMPDKENTFVLKLSSSSEYILETVDSLQMRSWLADIQECMGLGESADSLEQPCMNHSESMPSRELPMVPSESSEQLSQGAYGGLMERPSASMSPSSVSITASHFESMELLPPELPPRVPIDEGPFSTSLLHTAFPETPDTTGSFLFQGEPDPGGGSLGDTEHPLSEYPWFHGTLSRLKAAQLVLAGGASSHGVFLVRQSETRRGEYVLTFNFQGKAKHLRLSLNEDGQCRVQHLWFQTIFDMLEHFRVHPIPLESGGSSDVTLVSYVVASQRLHGRDRAGSRAPVSGFSGDPDSPPNLISILAAASAGDCVTEHLS; this is translated from the exons ATGAATGGGAGTGCGGTACCCTTGTCaccggtggggggaggggctgcaggagagccctcctccctcccctccccaggttGGCGAGAATTCTGCGAGGCACATGCTCGTGCTGCTGCAGTGGACTTTGCCCGTCGATTTCGGGCCTTCCTTGGTGAGAACCCCCAGTTTGCCATGCCAGGAGCTGAAGCTGCTTTCTCACGCCGCTTTGCCGAGCACTTCTTGGAACACTTTGAGGCCGAAGTGAGTCGGGCCTATGCCAGTGACTCACCCCCCAGGTGTGACATCGCCCCCTTCACTGGCTGCTCTTCTGCTCGTGACCTCTCTGAGACCTGCAGCGACTCATCCATTGCCTCCCCTGTGGAACCTCCTCTTGGGCCCCCCTCTGGCCTCTCCAGCAGTCAGTCCCGCAGCTCTGAAGATGTTTCGACTGTGGCAGCAGTGACCACCACCAAACCAAAGCTGAAGAAACGCTTCTCCTTGCGCAACGTTAGCCGTAGCGTCCGAGGCAGTGTAcggggcatcctgcagtggaagacCTCTGCTGAGTCATCTCCCAGTGCCGGAGAGGAGGCAGCTACTGGAGCCAACAGTAATTCCAACTCTTCGGGGGGTGGTGACTCTGAGCGCTGGACTCACCGATTTGAGCGCCTGCGGCTCAACAAAGCCTCCCCGGCCACCCTCCGAGTGGAACTGGCCAGCGTGCGGCGGGAGGGCCTACTGAACTACATTGTAGCTGACGATGGGGCAGGCGGGGGCAGCCGGACGCGCTGGCAGAAATGCCGTCTTCTCCTGCGTAAagcaggaaaaggggagggggaaggttacCTGTTAGAGTTCTACATCCCACCAAAG GCATCAAAGCCACGGGTCAGCATTGCCTGCTCCTGCGTCGTGGATGTGCGGACAACAACTCCCCTAGAAATGCCTGATAAGGAGAACACTTTTGTGCTCAAG ctgtcaAGCTCATCAGAGTATATCCTTGAAACAGTTGACTCGCTGCAGATGCGCTCATGGTTGGCAGACATTCAGGAATGCATGGGCCTGGG AGAGAGCGCCGACAGTCTGGAGCAGCCCTGCATGAACCATTCAGAGAGCATGCCCAGCCGGGAGCTTCCTATGGTACCAAGTGAGAGCAGCGAACAGCTCAGCCAGG GTGCCTATGGTGGACTGATGGAACGCCCCTCGGCCTCCATGTCCCCCAGCTCAGTCTCCATCACTGCCTCGCACTTTGAGTCAATGGAGTTGTTACCTCCTGAGCTGCCTCCTCGGGTACCAATTGACGAAGGGCCCTTTTCCACCAGCCTTCTCCATACAGCCTTCCCTGAAACCCCTGACACCACAG GTTCCTTCCTCTTCCAAGGAGAGCCAGACCCAGGTGGGGGAAGTCTTGGTGACACAGAGCATCCCCTCTCGGAGTACCCATGGTTCCACGGCACCCTGTCTCGTCTCAAAGCAGCCCAGCTGGTCCTGGCAGGAGGAGCCAGCAGTCACGGTGTTTTCTTAGTGCGGCAAAGTGAGACACGCCGTGGTGAATACGTCCTCACCTTTAACTTCCAGGGGAAAGCCAAG CACCTGCGCCTCTCCCTTAATGAGGATGGGCAATGCCGGGTTCAGCATCTCTGGTTCCAGACCAtctttgacatgctggagcactTCCGGGTCCACCCCATCCCACTTGAGTCAGGTGGTTCCAGCGATGTGACGCTTGTCAGCTACGTGGTTGCTTCGCAACGGCTGCACG GCCGGGACCGGGCTGGGAGCCGAGCGCCGGTGTCTGGGTTCAGTGGGGACCCCGACTCGCCCCCCAACCTCATCTCCATCCTTGCTGCCGCCTCCGCGGGTGACTGCGT AACCGAACACCTCTCATAA